GGTCCGCCCACCATCCGTAGTCGGGGTTTCGACTCGGTCATCACGGTCGTCTCCATTTTAGATTTTTGATCGAAAATGAGATTACGGCGAAGATCCGGGGTCGTCAAGGTTGATATCTTGATGCCATGATGATCGCGCCGAGACATCAGCAGCTCAGCTACGTCTCGATCGCCTATCAGGAGATTCGCTCGCTGATCCTGTCCGGAGAGCTGCAGCCGGGCGCCCGGGTGACGGTACGCCCGCTCGTCGATCGGCTCGACCTCTCGCCGACCCCGATCCGAACCGCGCTCGCAACGCTGGAGCGCCAAGGGATGCTCGAGATCCAGGAGCATCGAGGCTACTTCGTACCGACTCTCGGCCGCGAGGACATGATCGAGATCTACGAGCTGCGCGAAGCGGTCGACAGCATCGCCTCGAGGCGGGCTGCACGCGCGACCGAACGCGACACGCTCGTCACCCA
The sequence above is drawn from the Nocardioidaceae bacterium SCSIO 66511 genome and encodes:
- a CDS encoding GntR family transcriptional regulator codes for the protein MMIAPRHQQLSYVSIAYQEIRSLILSGELQPGARVTVRPLVDRLDLSPTPIRTALATLERQGMLEIQEHRGYFVPTLGREDMIEIYELREAVDSIASRRAARATERDTLVTQLTELLEQQRVCVEAGDVDEYAELDMRFHRAIWDSSGNGRLATISENLIGQLRIGNNISVHAPGRPQASLEEHRVIIDAIRNGDAPAAERATRRHVRRASAALAKLLDAK